In Methanobacterium paludis, the following proteins share a genomic window:
- a CDS encoding right-handed parallel beta-helix repeat-containing protein has product MYDLTYGSVGILVSSDDAIVTGNTVTGNGNNVSASSFFNVNGIGSSGIVVNGNGANVFGNIVTDKGDNTAISDFRGNYAGSNGIVVSGDNANIYGNIVTSNGNSLTRDSAYGGNSAAGNGIVVSGTNANVYGNTVTGNGKSTSLSSFFGIANNGGNGIFISGDNMTVSSNEGTGNGNGISATGNNPIITSDNTIHDNDGYGLYVIANNINLSGFDIYNNGKDGIYAPGLNLNIFGNTLTNNGGNGISVTGDYANITGNTLTTKGNNGISVTGDYATVSRNTVAGNSGDGLDVIGNNEIITGDNVIHDNNGTGLWVHGNNINLIGFNIYNNGGNGIIAFGRNLNVSGNTITNNGGNGISVTSDDVECF; this is encoded by the coding sequence ATGTATGATCTTACTTATGGTAGTGTTGGTATTTTAGTGTCAAGTGATGATGCAATTGTTACTGGAAACACTGTTACAGGTAATGGTAATAATGTGAGTGCATCCAGCTTTTTTAATGTGAATGGTATTGGTAGTTCAGGAATAGTAGTTAATGGTAATGGTGCTAATGTTTTTGGAAATATCGTAACTGACAAGGGGGATAATACAGCAATATCTGACTTTAGGGGAAATTATGCTGGCAGTAATGGTATTGTTGTGTCAGGGGATAATGCTAATATTTATGGAAACATTGTGACCAGTAATGGTAACAGTTTAACAAGAGATTCTGCATATGGTGGAAATTCTGCTGCAGGTAATGGTATTGTCGTGTCAGGCACTAATGCTAATGTTTATGGAAATACTGTGACCGGTAATGGTAAGTCAACATCATTATCTTCATTTTTTGGCATAGCCAATAACGGAGGTAATGGTATTTTCATCTCAGGTGATAACATGACTGTTTCAAGTAATGAAGGGACTGGCAATGGTAATGGAATCTCTGCAACTGGAAATAATCCAATTATCACAAGTGACAACACTATTCACGATAATGATGGTTATGGACTTTATGTGATTGCAAATAATATAAACCTCAGCGGATTTGACATTTACAATAATGGTAAGGATGGAATTTATGCACCTGGACTAAATTTGAATATCTTTGGAAATACATTGACTAATAATGGTGGTAATGGAATTTCAGTTACTGGTGATTACGCAAATATTACTGGCAATACATTAACCACTAAAGGTAATAATGGAATTTCAGTTACTGGTGATTACGCAACTGTTTCTAGGAATACCGTTGCTGGAAATAGTGGTGATGGATTAGATGTAATTGGAAATAATGAAATTATTACTGGTGATAATGTTATCCATGATAATAACGGGACTGGTCTTTGGGTGCATGGAAATAACATAAATCTTATTGGATTCAACATCTACAATAATGGTGGAAATGGAATTATTGCATTTGGAAGGAATTTAAATGTTTCCGGCAATACTATAACCAACAATGGAGGTAATGGTATTTCGGTTACTAGTGATGATGTGGAATGTTTCTGA
- a CDS encoding DUF5518 domain-containing protein, producing the protein MSSLNLYNKKIFLNYKAILFGLIVGAIFFFISNRYNILGPTLIVLGCGFISGYIAGGESRNGIINGFFGSLGYPLMLQSLFFIYYPNLPIPIPVFTLIVNTIIITIVCGLVGAFGGLIGVKIKNPNKIKNNG; encoded by the coding sequence TTGAGTAGCTTAAATTTGTATAACAAAAAAATATTTTTAAACTATAAAGCTATTTTGTTTGGGTTGATCGTCGGAGCTATCTTTTTTTTTATTAGCAATAGATATAATATCTTAGGTCCAACATTAATTGTTCTGGGGTGCGGTTTCATTTCTGGTTATATTGCTGGTGGAGAAAGTAGAAATGGAATAATCAACGGTTTTTTTGGTAGTTTAGGTTATCCACTTATGTTACAATCATTATTTTTTATTTATTACCCAAATTTGCCCATACCAATCCCTGTTTTCACTCTCATAGTCAATACAATTATTATTACAATTGTATGCGGATTAGTAGGTGCATTTGGTGGTTTAATAGGAGTAAAAATTAAAAACCCTAACAAAATTAAAAATAATGGGTAA
- a CDS encoding right-handed parallel beta-helix repeat-containing protein yields the protein MMWNVSDNTVTSNAGIGISVNGSFSVVTNNVIHDNIFSGLMVSGDYAQISQNSINHNGYNGISVFGSNAVVNDNVVTNNGNNGISVFGDHANVSGNTVISNGYNVSYPIDNVNVPSPNIFDQPISYVQDLLLSIIDYMNEYRLFFVDLCERINALNSEGGSGIWLSGSYITISGNTANNNTCFGISLSGDNGDISGNTANTNGGGIFVQGNNGLVTQNTVETNNLIGFYVDGNLEVSNNNCTNNYGNGMIVSECLTYSNIIEHNGGDGLVTTGDSQIISNTISDNQGNGIVTCCDLSNYPTGNDGEGNKLFGTLPPFIFNLRNNIEGNLDEPLSELFHALDPEGDVNIIEEMPKSV from the coding sequence ATGATGTGGAATGTTTCTGACAATACTGTCACAAGTAATGCAGGTATTGGGATTAGTGTAAATGGATCTTTCTCGGTTGTAACTAACAATGTTATTCATGATAATATTTTTAGTGGTCTTATGGTGAGTGGAGATTATGCACAAATCTCACAAAATTCCATAAATCACAACGGTTACAATGGAATAAGTGTATTTGGCTCTAATGCTGTAGTTAATGATAATGTTGTAACTAATAATGGGAATAATGGTATTTCTGTATTTGGTGATCATGCCAATGTTTCTGGAAATACTGTAATTAGTAATGGATATAATGTTTCGTATCCCATAGATAATGTTAATGTGCCCAGTCCAAATATTTTTGATCAACCTATAAGTTATGTTCAAGATTTGTTATTGTCAATAATAGATTATATGAACGAATATAGATTATTTTTTGTTGATCTTTGTGAAAGAATTAATGCATTAAATTCTGAGGGAGGAAGTGGTATTTGGCTTTCTGGTAGTTATATAACTATCTCAGGGAATACTGCTAATAATAATACTTGTTTTGGTATTTCATTATCTGGTGATAATGGAGATATTTCTGGAAATACCGCAAATACTAATGGTGGTGGAATTTTTGTACAAGGAAACAATGGATTGGTAACTCAGAACACTGTTGAAACAAATAACTTAATAGGATTTTATGTTGACGGAAACCTTGAAGTCAGCAATAACAATTGTACTAATAATTATGGAAATGGAATGATAGTTTCTGAGTGTCTAACTTATTCCAACATTATTGAACATAATGGTGGAGATGGTCTTGTAACTACAGGAGATAGTCAAATAATTTCAAATACTATTAGTGATAATCAGGGTAATGGGATAGTAACTTGTTGTGATCTTTCTAATTATCCCACGGGTAATGATGGCGAAGGTAATAAATTGTTTGGGACTTTACCACCTTTTATATTTAATCTTAGAAATAATATTGAAGGCAATTTGGATGAACCATTATCTGAATTATTTCACGCGCTAGATCCTGAAGGAGATGTTAATATCATTGAGGAAATGCCCAAATCAGTTTAA